From a region of the Pectobacterium aquaticum genome:
- the bfd gene encoding bacterioferritin-associated ferredoxin, with amino-acid sequence MYVCLCNAISDKVIRNAVRQHQPQSMQQLRKLVPIGTDCGKCIRQARVIFEEEQAKIPDMYEVA; translated from the coding sequence ATGTATGTTTGTTTGTGCAACGCGATTTCTGACAAAGTCATTCGTAATGCTGTTCGTCAGCACCAGCCTCAATCTATGCAACAATTACGCAAGCTCGTTCCTATTGGGACCGATTGCGGTAAGTGTATTCGTCAGGCACGTGTCATTTTTGAGGAAGAACAGGCTAAAATTCCTGATATGTATGAAGTAGCATAA
- the tusC gene encoding sulfurtransferase complex subunit TusC — protein sequence MKRVAFVFTHSPHGSAAGREGLDALLAMSALTQEIGVFFVGDGVLQLLPHQQPEKILMRNYIATFGVLPLYDIEACYLCETSVRQRGLSIETDWVLDVELLAPQAWRSKLADYHSILSF from the coding sequence ATGAAGCGAGTCGCATTTGTTTTTACGCATTCTCCACATGGGAGTGCTGCTGGGCGAGAGGGGCTGGATGCACTATTGGCGATGTCAGCACTGACGCAAGAGATTGGCGTATTTTTTGTTGGCGATGGCGTACTTCAACTGCTGCCGCATCAACAGCCGGAAAAGATTTTGATGCGTAATTACATCGCAACGTTTGGTGTACTGCCGTTGTACGATATCGAAGCTTGTTATCTGTGCGAGACTTCTGTGCGCCAGCGTGGGTTGAGTATAGAAACAGACTGGGTTTTGGATGTGGAGCTATTAGCGCCGCAAGCATGGCGTAGTAAGTTGGCCGATTATCATTCTATCCTTTCATTCTAG
- the pmrA gene encoding two-component system response regulator PmrA — translation MKLLIVEDDKLLQEGLLLALSHEGYACDCAGTAKEADALISSAHYSLVILDLGLPDEDGLALLSRWRKHHYQHPVLILTARDKVNDRVSGLDVGADDYLAKPFALTELQARVRALIRRHQGSSNSLIQVDNITLDLNNQQVLLDDKPVVLTPKEFAILSRLVLKAGSQVHREVLHQDIYAWNDDPSSNSLEVHIHNLRHKIGKERIRTLRGFGYLLTKGEQP, via the coding sequence ATGAAATTATTGATTGTTGAAGACGATAAGCTGTTGCAGGAAGGATTATTATTAGCGTTGAGTCATGAAGGTTATGCCTGCGATTGTGCAGGCACAGCCAAAGAAGCAGACGCGCTCATCAGCAGCGCACACTACAGTCTGGTCATTCTCGATCTTGGCTTACCGGATGAAGATGGGCTCGCTCTGCTCTCACGCTGGCGTAAGCATCATTACCAGCATCCCGTACTCATCTTAACGGCGCGGGATAAGGTAAACGATCGCGTCAGCGGGCTGGATGTCGGCGCAGACGATTACCTTGCCAAGCCTTTCGCTCTAACGGAATTACAGGCACGCGTACGCGCGCTGATTCGCCGCCATCAGGGTTCAAGCAACAGCTTGATACAGGTCGACAACATTACCTTGGATTTAAACAATCAACAGGTGTTACTGGACGACAAACCGGTGGTACTGACGCCGAAAGAGTTTGCGATACTATCCCGTCTGGTGTTGAAAGCAGGTTCCCAGGTACATCGCGAGGTTCTGCATCAGGATATCTACGCCTGGAACGACGACCCGTCCTCCAACTCGCTAGAAGTGCATATCCATAATCTGCGGCACAAGATAGGGAAAGAACGCATCCGAACCCTGCGTGGTTTTGGCTATCTGCTGACTAAAGGCGAACAGCCATGA
- the pmrB gene encoding two-component system sensor histidine kinase PmrB produces the protein MKSDADTVTSMRRRLVLALGGILLVCQMISVFWLWHESEEQIGLLVDKSLSASAQNIQIDQEINEAIASLSIPSLVMVILTLLMCFQAVSWITRPLSRLQEELQDRTAENLEPLPQQSDIKEIAAVTHTINQLFQRLDETLKRDRQFTADVAHELRTPLAGIRLHLELHQQQHQIDCSSLIKRIDKMVKTVEQLLLLARVGQDFSAGHHPHVSFLKDVIFPMQDELAEMLQKRQQTLKWVLPQEDVTLRGDATLLQLLLRNLVENAYRYSPQASQITVSLSKLPHIELQVEDEGSGIDESKVGELSKAFVRMDSRYGGIGLGLSIVTRIAQLHDGKFFLCNRPQRSGALARVVLTAPDEYLDEKN, from the coding sequence ATGAAGAGCGATGCCGACACCGTCACCAGCATGCGTCGTCGTTTGGTGCTGGCACTGGGCGGCATCCTGCTCGTCTGTCAGATGATCAGCGTATTCTGGCTTTGGCACGAAAGCGAAGAACAGATCGGCCTACTGGTTGATAAATCCCTGAGCGCCAGCGCCCAGAACATACAGATCGATCAAGAGATCAATGAGGCGATCGCCTCACTCAGCATCCCAAGTCTGGTGATGGTCATTCTGACATTGCTCATGTGCTTTCAGGCGGTCAGTTGGATCACGCGTCCGCTTTCACGCCTGCAGGAAGAATTACAGGATCGCACGGCGGAAAATCTGGAACCACTGCCACAACAGAGTGACATTAAAGAAATCGCTGCTGTCACCCATACCATCAACCAGCTTTTTCAACGTCTGGACGAAACGTTGAAACGCGACAGGCAATTTACTGCAGATGTCGCTCATGAATTACGTACCCCGCTAGCTGGAATTCGTCTACACCTTGAATTACACCAGCAGCAACATCAGATTGATTGCAGTTCGCTCATCAAACGCATTGATAAAATGGTGAAAACGGTGGAGCAGCTTTTGCTGCTTGCGCGTGTCGGGCAAGATTTTTCTGCGGGTCACCACCCGCATGTCTCATTCCTGAAAGACGTCATTTTCCCCATGCAGGATGAACTGGCCGAGATGCTGCAAAAGCGGCAGCAGACGTTGAAATGGGTATTACCACAAGAAGATGTCACTCTCCGTGGGGATGCCACGCTACTCCAGTTACTGTTACGCAATCTGGTAGAAAACGCCTATCGCTATAGCCCGCAAGCAAGTCAGATCACCGTGAGCCTGAGCAAGCTGCCACATATTGAACTACAGGTTGAGGATGAAGGATCGGGTATTGATGAAAGCAAAGTCGGTGAATTGAGTAAGGCGTTCGTTCGCATGGACAGCCGCTATGGCGGTATCGGCCTCGGGCTAAGTATCGTGACGCGCATTGCTCAGTTGCACGATGGAAAATTTTTCCTCTGCAACCGGCCACAACGTTCCGGCGCCCTCGCTCGCGTGGTACTCACCGCCCCTGACGAATACCTGGATGAAAAAAACTAG
- the eptA gene encoding phosphoethanolamine transferase EptA → MRKRIPMGRPHLSSITFVLIFSAFITLVQNIAYYRQTLQLLDMTDWVTIPFFLSMPVVIFAVLNIIFTLLAVPYLRKAIIVLFLLTGAAAQYFMLNYGIIIDRTMIQNILETTAGESFSLLTPQLVAWVFFIGVIPAALAVWIKIKPAKPTTLYIGMRFLSVIISLFAILSIAAFFYKDYASFMRNNKELVKAITPSNIVAASLSYHKHSVLANLPLEQIGLDAHKAAPPSPTAKKNLVILVVGETSRAQNFSLGGYGKETNPLLAKDNVIYFENTSSCGTSTGVSVPCMFSNMPRQRFNGDVASHQEGLLDILQRAKVNVLWQENDGGCKDTCTRVPTVDVTSLKLPGLCTNGECHDEALFHGVEDYINKLDNDGIIVLHTIGSHGPSYYQRYPDAFKKFTPTCDTNQIQTCTQEALANTYDNTILYVDFFLDKAIDLLKQHQDKFNTSLVYLSDHGESLGENGIYLHSMPYSIAPKQQTHVPMFIWLSTGYQQQQVIQDSCLRQNAKQLDYSQDNLFHTILGMFTITTKEYQPQLDILQPCRDKAT, encoded by the coding sequence ATGAGAAAACGAATACCGATGGGCAGACCACACCTGAGCAGCATCACGTTCGTGCTGATCTTTTCTGCCTTTATTACCCTGGTCCAGAACATTGCCTACTACCGTCAGACGCTGCAACTGCTGGATATGACAGACTGGGTTACTATCCCTTTCTTTCTCAGCATGCCCGTTGTGATTTTCGCGGTGCTGAATATCATTTTCACACTTCTGGCAGTACCTTATCTGCGTAAGGCCATCATTGTTCTTTTCCTGCTGACCGGTGCCGCAGCACAATACTTTATGCTGAACTACGGCATTATCATTGACCGAACCATGATCCAGAATATCCTAGAGACAACCGCTGGCGAATCCTTTTCACTGCTTACGCCACAGCTTGTCGCCTGGGTATTCTTTATTGGCGTCATTCCTGCGGCACTCGCCGTCTGGATAAAAATAAAACCCGCCAAGCCGACAACGCTCTATATTGGCATGCGCTTTCTTAGCGTCATTATTTCGTTATTCGCTATTTTATCTATCGCGGCATTCTTTTATAAAGATTACGCCTCGTTCATGCGTAATAACAAAGAGTTGGTAAAAGCAATTACGCCCAGCAATATTGTGGCGGCCAGCTTGTCCTACCATAAACATAGTGTGCTGGCTAATTTGCCTCTGGAGCAGATTGGTCTGGATGCCCACAAAGCGGCTCCGCCATCTCCGACGGCAAAAAAGAATCTGGTTATTCTGGTAGTTGGCGAGACATCCCGGGCACAAAATTTTTCGCTGGGTGGCTACGGGAAAGAGACCAATCCGCTGCTGGCAAAAGATAACGTTATCTACTTTGAAAACACCTCATCGTGTGGCACATCAACAGGCGTTTCCGTTCCCTGCATGTTTTCCAACATGCCGCGCCAACGCTTTAATGGTGACGTAGCCAGCCATCAGGAAGGGTTGCTGGATATATTACAGCGGGCAAAAGTTAACGTGCTCTGGCAGGAAAATGATGGCGGCTGTAAAGATACCTGTACACGTGTGCCAACGGTTGATGTGACATCGCTGAAACTACCGGGACTATGCACCAACGGAGAATGCCACGATGAAGCGTTATTCCACGGCGTCGAAGACTATATTAATAAACTCGATAACGACGGCATCATCGTATTACATACGATAGGCAGCCACGGCCCGAGTTATTACCAACGCTATCCTGACGCCTTTAAGAAATTTACGCCAACGTGTGATACCAATCAGATTCAGACCTGTACGCAGGAAGCGCTGGCCAATACGTATGACAATACGATCCTGTACGTCGATTTTTTTCTGGATAAAGCGATCGATTTACTGAAACAGCATCAGGATAAATTTAATACGTCATTGGTTTACCTGTCTGACCACGGCGAATCGTTAGGGGAAAACGGCATCTACCTGCATAGCATGCCCTACTCTATTGCACCGAAGCAGCAAACGCACGTCCCGATGTTTATTTGGTTATCAACGGGTTATCAGCAACAACAGGTCATTCAGGACTCCTGCCTGCGCCAGAACGCGAAGCAGCTGGATTACTCGCAAGATAATCTTTTCCATACCATACTGGGAATGTTTACTATCACCACGAAAGAATATCAGCCTCAGCTCGATATCCTTCAGCCGTGCAGGGATAAGGCAACATGA
- the fusA gene encoding elongation factor G, translating into MARTTPIARYRNIGISAHIDAGKTTTTERILFYTGVNHKIGEVHDGAATMDWMEQEQERGITITSAATTAFWSGMAKQYEPHRVNIIDTPGHVDFTIEVERSMRVLDGAVMVYCAVGGVQPQSETVWRQANKYKVPRIAFVNKMDRMGANFLKVVGQIKSRLGANPVPLQLAIGAEEGFTGVVDLVKMKAINWNDADQGVTFEYEEIPADMQDLADEWHQNLIESAAEASEDLMEKYLGGEELTEEEIKKALRQRVLNNEIILVTCGSAFKNKGVQAMLDAVVDYLPSPVDVPAINGLLDDGKDTPAERHASDEEPFAALAFKIATDPFVGNLTFFRVYSGVVNSGDTVLNPVKSARERFGRIVQMHANKREEIKEVRAGDIAAAIGLKDVTTGDTLCDPDNVIILERMEFPEPVISIAVEPKTKADQEKMGLALGRLAKEDPSFRVWTDEESNQTIIAGMGELHLDIIVDRMKREFNVEANVGKPQVAYREAIRAKVTDIEGKHAKQSGGRGQYGHVVIDMYPLEPGSNPKGYEFVNDIKGGVIPGEYIPAVDKGIQEQLKAGPLAGYPVVDLGVRLHFGSFHDVDSSELAFKLAASIAFKDGFKKAKPVLLEPIMKVEVETPEENTGDVIGDLSRRRGMLRGQESNVTGVVIHAEVPLSEMFGYATQLRSLTKGRASYSMEFLKYDDAPNNVAQAVIEARGK; encoded by the coding sequence ATGGCTCGTACAACACCCATCGCACGCTACCGTAACATTGGTATCAGTGCGCACATCGACGCCGGTAAAACCACTACTACCGAACGTATTCTGTTCTACACTGGTGTAAACCATAAAATCGGTGAAGTTCATGACGGCGCAGCTACCATGGACTGGATGGAGCAGGAGCAGGAGCGTGGTATTACTATCACTTCCGCAGCGACTACTGCATTCTGGTCTGGTATGGCTAAGCAGTATGAACCGCATCGTGTAAACATCATCGACACCCCAGGGCACGTTGACTTCACTATCGAAGTAGAACGTTCCATGCGTGTATTGGATGGTGCGGTAATGGTTTACTGCGCAGTTGGTGGTGTTCAGCCGCAGTCTGAAACCGTATGGCGTCAGGCAAACAAATATAAAGTTCCACGCATTGCGTTCGTTAACAAAATGGACCGCATGGGTGCGAATTTCCTGAAAGTTGTTGGTCAGATCAAATCCCGTCTGGGCGCGAACCCTGTTCCGCTGCAGCTGGCAATTGGTGCTGAAGAAGGTTTCACCGGTGTTGTTGACCTGGTGAAAATGAAAGCCATCAACTGGAACGATGCCGATCAGGGCGTGACCTTCGAATACGAAGAGATCCCAGCTGATATGCAGGATCTGGCTGATGAATGGCACCAGAACCTGATCGAATCTGCAGCAGAAGCTTCAGAAGACCTGATGGAGAAATACCTGGGTGGTGAAGAACTGACTGAAGAAGAGATCAAAAAAGCTCTGCGTCAGCGCGTTCTGAACAACGAAATCATCTTGGTAACCTGTGGTTCTGCATTTAAGAACAAAGGTGTTCAGGCGATGCTGGATGCGGTAGTTGACTACCTGCCATCCCCAGTTGACGTACCTGCGATCAATGGTCTTTTGGATGACGGTAAAGACACGCCGGCTGAGCGTCACGCAAGTGATGAAGAGCCGTTTGCTGCACTGGCGTTCAAAATTGCTACCGACCCGTTTGTTGGTAACCTGACGTTCTTCCGCGTGTACTCTGGTGTAGTTAACTCCGGCGACACCGTACTGAACCCAGTTAAATCAGCACGTGAGCGTTTTGGTCGTATCGTTCAGATGCACGCTAACAAGCGTGAAGAGATCAAAGAAGTTCGTGCGGGCGATATCGCTGCGGCTATCGGTCTGAAAGATGTAACGACGGGTGACACTCTGTGTGATCCAGATAACGTCATCATTTTGGAACGTATGGAATTCCCTGAGCCGGTAATCTCCATCGCGGTAGAACCGAAAACCAAAGCTGACCAAGAAAAAATGGGTCTGGCATTGGGCCGTCTGGCTAAAGAAGACCCGTCTTTCCGCGTATGGACAGACGAAGAATCTAACCAGACTATCATCGCTGGTATGGGTGAATTGCACCTCGATATCATCGTTGACCGTATGAAGCGTGAATTCAACGTTGAAGCGAACGTGGGTAAACCACAGGTTGCTTATCGTGAAGCGATTCGTGCGAAAGTTACCGATATCGAAGGTAAACACGCCAAGCAGTCTGGTGGTCGTGGTCAGTATGGTCATGTTGTTATCGACATGTATCCGCTGGAGCCGGGCTCAAATCCGAAAGGCTACGAGTTCGTCAACGACATCAAAGGTGGTGTAATTCCTGGCGAATACATCCCTGCCGTTGATAAAGGTATTCAGGAACAGCTGAAAGCGGGTCCGTTGGCTGGTTACCCAGTGGTTGATCTCGGCGTGCGTCTGCACTTCGGTTCTTTCCATGACGTTGACTCCTCTGAATTGGCGTTTAAACTGGCTGCTTCTATCGCCTTCAAAGACGGCTTTAAGAAAGCAAAACCTGTTCTGCTTGAGCCTATCATGAAGGTTGAAGTTGAAACGCCGGAAGAGAACACTGGTGACGTCATCGGTGACCTTAGCCGTCGTCGTGGTATGCTGCGTGGTCAGGAATCTAACGTTACTGGCGTTGTGATTCACGCTGAAGTTCCGTTGTCTGAAATGTTCGGATACGCAACTCAACTGCGTTCTCTGACCAAAGGCCGTGCTTCTTACTCCATGGAGTTCCTGAAGTACGATGATGCGCCTAACAACGTTGCTCAGGCCGTAATTGAAGCCCGTGGTAAATAA
- the rpsG gene encoding 30S ribosomal protein S7, with protein sequence MPRRRVIGQRKILPDPKFGSELLAKFVNILMVDGKKSTAEAIVYTALETLAQRSGKDHLEAFEVALDNVRPTVEVKSRRVGGSTYQVPVEVRPVRRNALAMRWIVEAARKRGDKSMALRLANELSDAAENKGTAVKKREDVHRMAEANKAFAHYRW encoded by the coding sequence ATGCCACGTCGTCGCGTCATTGGTCAACGTAAAATTCTGCCGGATCCTAAGTTCGGATCAGAACTGCTGGCCAAATTTGTAAACATCCTGATGGTAGATGGTAAAAAATCTACTGCTGAAGCAATCGTCTATACCGCGCTGGAGACCCTGGCTCAGCGCTCTGGTAAAGATCATCTGGAAGCTTTTGAAGTAGCTCTGGACAACGTTCGCCCGACTGTCGAAGTTAAGTCGCGCCGCGTTGGTGGTTCTACTTATCAGGTACCAGTAGAAGTCCGTCCGGTTCGTCGTAATGCGTTGGCAATGCGTTGGATCGTAGAAGCTGCTCGTAAACGCGGTGATAAATCTATGGCTCTGCGCCTGGCGAACGAACTTTCTGATGCAGCAGAGAACAAAGGTACTGCTGTTAAGAAACGTGAAGACGTTCACCGTATGGCCGAAGCTAACAAGGCGTTCGCTCACTACCGTTGGTAA
- the tusD gene encoding sulfurtransferase complex subunit TusD, with protein sequence MLSYCLLVTGPAYGTQQASSALQFAQALLAEGHRLKSVFFYREGVLNANQLTSPANDEFDLVRAWKQLGEMHQVALNVCVAAALRRGVTDAQQATQLNLAGANLQPGFVLSGLGELAQSVLTCDRVIQF encoded by the coding sequence ATGCTGAGTTACTGTTTGCTGGTGACTGGCCCGGCTTATGGCACACAGCAAGCGAGCAGCGCGTTGCAGTTTGCACAGGCGCTGTTGGCTGAAGGGCACAGACTGAAAAGCGTGTTCTTCTATCGCGAGGGCGTGCTAAATGCCAACCAGCTAACGTCACCCGCTAATGATGAGTTTGATCTTGTTCGCGCTTGGAAGCAGTTGGGCGAAATGCATCAGGTGGCGCTGAATGTCTGTGTCGCCGCGGCATTACGCAGAGGTGTGACCGATGCACAGCAAGCGACTCAGCTCAACCTTGCTGGCGCGAATCTGCAACCTGGTTTTGTTCTGAGCGGGTTGGGTGAACTGGCGCAATCGGTGCTGACCTGCGATCGGGTTATTCAGTTTTAA
- a CDS encoding helix-turn-helix transcriptional regulator encodes MSNSLVSGESYELDLLDERPFSQTDYEILKSYEAVVDGLAMLIGEHCEIVLHSLEDLKCSAVRIANGEHTGRKIGSPITDLALRMLHDMAGEDSSVSKAYFTRAKSGVLMKSVTIAIRNRDQRVIGLLCINMNLDVPFSQIVQTFIPPETHDAASSVNFASSVDDLVAQTLEFSIEEVNADRNVSNNAKNRQIVLSLYEKGIFDIKDAINQVAERLNISKHTVYLYIRQFKSGDFSGHER; translated from the coding sequence ATGTCTAATTCGCTTGTATCTGGCGAATCTTATGAGCTTGATTTGCTGGATGAACGTCCTTTTAGTCAAACGGACTATGAGATCCTGAAATCGTATGAAGCGGTGGTTGATGGCTTGGCCATGTTAATTGGCGAGCATTGTGAGATTGTATTGCACTCGCTTGAGGATCTTAAATGTTCCGCCGTGCGTATTGCGAATGGGGAACATACCGGCAGGAAGATTGGCTCGCCGATTACGGATCTTGCATTGCGCATGCTGCATGACATGGCAGGTGAAGATAGCAGCGTGTCGAAAGCCTATTTTACCCGCGCAAAAAGCGGTGTGTTGATGAAGTCAGTGACGATTGCCATTCGCAATCGCGATCAGCGCGTGATTGGGCTGCTGTGTATCAACATGAATTTGGATGTGCCTTTCTCCCAGATTGTGCAGACCTTTATTCCACCTGAAACGCATGATGCCGCCTCTTCCGTCAACTTTGCGTCATCCGTTGATGATCTCGTGGCACAAACGCTGGAATTTTCGATTGAGGAAGTCAACGCGGATCGCAACGTCTCCAATAATGCGAAAAATCGCCAAATCGTACTGAGCCTGTATGAGAAAGGCATCTTTGATATTAAAGACGCCATCAACCAGGTCGCCGAACGTCTCAATATCTCCAAACACACGGTCTACCTTTATATCCGTCAATTCAAAAGCGGCGACTTCAGCGGGCACGAACGTTAA
- the tusB gene encoding sulfurtransferase complex subunit TusB: MLHTLSRSPYHIDLDALLLSLGQGDALVLLQDGVIAALAGGDIIQRLLDSAVLLYALQPDTAARGMDEQISNNVTLIDYNQFVQLTVEHPQQLAW; this comes from the coding sequence ATGCTGCATACGCTCTCACGTTCTCCTTATCACATTGACCTAGATGCACTTCTGCTCAGTTTGGGTCAGGGGGATGCGTTGGTCTTATTGCAAGACGGTGTTATCGCTGCGCTAGCTGGTGGAGATATTATTCAGCGCCTTCTTGATTCAGCTGTTCTTCTCTACGCGCTCCAGCCTGATACAGCGGCAAGAGGAATGGATGAACAAATTTCAAACAATGTGACACTCATTGACTATAATCAGTTTGTTCAACTGACAGTGGAGCACCCGCAGCAACTCGCGTGGTAA
- the tuf gene encoding elongation factor Tu — translation MSKEKFERTKPHVNVGTIGHVDHGKTTLTAAITTVLAKTYGGNARAFDQIDNAPEEKARGITINTSHVEYDTPSRHYAHVDCPGHADYVKNMITGAAQMDGAILVVAATDGPMPQTREHILLGRQVGVPFIIVFLNKCDMVDDEELLELVEMEVRELLSQYDFPGDDTPVVRGSALKALEGDAEWEAKIIELAGYLDSYIPEPERAIDKPFLLPIEDVFSISGRGTVVTGRVERGIVKVGEEVEIVGIKDTAKSTCTGVEMFRKLLDEGRAGENVGVLLRGIKREEIERGQVLAKPGSIKPHTQFESEVYILSKDEGGRHTPFFKGYRPQFYFRTTDVTGTIELPEGVEMVMPGDNIKMVVTLIHPIAMDDGLRFAIREGGRTVGAGVVAKVIA, via the coding sequence GTGTCTAAAGAAAAATTTGAACGTACAAAACCCCACGTTAACGTCGGTACTATCGGCCACGTTGACCATGGTAAAACAACGCTGACCGCTGCAATCACTACCGTTCTGGCTAAAACCTACGGTGGTAACGCGCGTGCATTCGACCAGATCGATAACGCACCAGAAGAAAAAGCACGTGGTATCACTATCAACACCTCTCACGTTGAATACGATACCCCGTCTCGCCACTACGCGCACGTTGACTGCCCAGGGCACGCCGACTATGTGAAAAACATGATCACCGGTGCTGCCCAGATGGACGGTGCGATCCTGGTTGTTGCTGCGACTGACGGCCCAATGCCTCAGACCCGTGAGCACATCCTGCTGGGTCGTCAGGTTGGCGTTCCTTTCATCATCGTGTTCCTGAACAAATGTGACATGGTTGATGATGAAGAGCTGCTGGAACTGGTTGAGATGGAAGTGCGTGAGCTGTTGTCTCAGTACGACTTCCCAGGCGACGACACCCCAGTGGTTCGTGGTTCTGCTCTGAAAGCGCTGGAAGGCGACGCTGAGTGGGAAGCAAAAATCATCGAACTGGCAGGCTACCTGGATTCTTATATTCCAGAACCAGAGCGTGCGATTGACAAGCCGTTCCTGCTGCCAATCGAAGACGTATTCTCCATCTCCGGTCGTGGTACCGTTGTTACCGGTCGTGTAGAGCGCGGTATCGTTAAAGTGGGTGAAGAAGTTGAAATCGTTGGTATCAAAGATACGGCGAAATCTACCTGTACTGGCGTAGAAATGTTCCGCAAACTGCTGGACGAAGGTCGTGCAGGCGAGAACGTTGGTGTTCTGCTGCGCGGTATCAAGCGTGAAGAAATCGAGCGTGGTCAGGTACTGGCTAAGCCGGGTTCAATCAAGCCGCACACTCAGTTCGAATCAGAAGTGTATATCCTGAGCAAAGATGAAGGCGGCCGTCATACTCCGTTCTTCAAAGGCTACCGTCCTCAGTTCTACTTCCGTACCACTGACGTGACGGGCACCATCGAACTGCCAGAAGGCGTAGAGATGGTAATGCCGGGCGACAACATCAAAATGGTTGTTACCCTGATCCACCCAATCGCGATGGATGATGGTTTGCGTTTCGCAATCCGTGAAGGCGGCCGTACAGTAGGCGCGGGCGTTGTTGCTAAAGTTATCGCTTAA
- the rpsL gene encoding 30S ribosomal protein S12 → MATINQLVRKPRSLKAAKSNVPALEACPQKRGVCTRVYTTTPKKPNSALRKVCRVRLTNGFEVTSYIGGEGHNLQEHSVILIRGGRVKDLPGVRYHTVRGALDCSGVKDRKQSRSKYGVKKPKA, encoded by the coding sequence ATGGCAACGATTAACCAGCTGGTACGCAAACCACGCTCCCTGAAGGCTGCTAAAAGCAACGTTCCGGCGCTGGAAGCATGCCCGCAGAAACGTGGCGTATGTACCCGTGTATATACGACCACCCCTAAAAAACCGAACTCCGCACTGCGTAAAGTATGCCGTGTTCGTTTAACCAACGGTTTTGAAGTTACCTCCTATATCGGTGGTGAAGGTCATAACCTGCAGGAGCACTCCGTGATCCTGATCCGTGGCGGTCGTGTTAAAGACCTGCCAGGTGTGCGTTACCACACCGTTCGTGGCGCGCTGGACTGCTCAGGTGTTAAAGACCGTAAGCAATCCCGTTCCAAATACGGCGTGAAGAAGCCAAAGGCTTAA